In one window of Streptomyces sp. FXJ1.172 DNA:
- a CDS encoding SDR family oxidoreductase, with translation MPPEPTDQPRPRNQRPTLLLTGATGVLGQALVEEFCGDYDVLCLRHRTPLDDPRVREVTADLQAPGLGLSAAQQLELAAEADVVVHSAAATNWRAAPADIWRTNLDGTLSMLDLAARADAPFFYMSTAFVANPLAAEEQGRFPGAAAYLASKTAAEDAVRSAPAPGVVLRPSVVMGDSTTGRIARVQGLTRALGGIVKGHVPVLPGSAGTRIDMVPQDVVARAVGDLVRAGVAEGVYWLTAGSAAILQREVVDVCLEFAERHGERPHPPRLIPLEAVHRLLLPLLEGPSFPESVRRRLQDYAELLLVFQRELPFESHLGTPHCGTAPTRAAIRSALERNVECWAAGRGGLRQLRRLQTASAPAELAS, from the coding sequence ATGCCGCCAGAACCCACCGACCAGCCCCGTCCTCGCAACCAACGCCCGACCCTGCTGCTCACCGGCGCCACAGGCGTACTCGGCCAGGCCCTGGTCGAAGAGTTCTGCGGCGACTACGACGTGCTCTGCCTGCGCCACCGGACACCGCTGGACGACCCCCGGGTAAGGGAGGTGACTGCGGATCTGCAGGCCCCGGGTCTGGGTCTCTCGGCCGCCCAGCAGCTCGAGCTTGCCGCCGAGGCGGACGTGGTGGTGCACTCCGCCGCGGCCACCAACTGGCGGGCTGCCCCGGCCGACATCTGGCGAACCAACCTCGACGGCACCTTGTCGATGCTCGACCTGGCGGCCCGGGCCGACGCTCCCTTCTTCTACATGAGCACCGCCTTCGTGGCGAATCCGCTCGCAGCCGAGGAACAGGGGCGTTTTCCCGGAGCAGCGGCATACCTCGCTTCCAAGACGGCGGCCGAGGATGCCGTGCGGTCGGCTCCGGCTCCTGGAGTCGTCCTGCGTCCGTCGGTGGTCATGGGTGACTCGACCACCGGCCGGATCGCCCGGGTACAGGGCCTGACCCGGGCGCTCGGGGGGATCGTCAAGGGGCACGTTCCGGTACTTCCGGGCTCGGCCGGGACGAGGATCGACATGGTGCCGCAGGACGTGGTGGCCCGCGCGGTGGGGGACTTGGTCAGGGCTGGCGTCGCCGAGGGGGTGTACTGGCTGACCGCCGGGTCCGCAGCCATCCTGCAGCGGGAAGTCGTCGACGTCTGCCTGGAGTTCGCCGAACGCCACGGTGAGCGCCCCCACCCGCCGCGGCTGATCCCCTTGGAGGCGGTGCACCGGCTGCTGCTCCCGCTTCTCGAGGGACCGTCCTTCCCGGAGTCGGTACGGCGCCGGCTCCAGGACTACGCAGAGCTGCTGCTGGTCTTTCAGCGGGAGTTGCCTTTCGAGTCCCATCTGGGGACGCCGCACTGCGGCACGGCCCCCACGCGCGCCGCGATCCGGTCGGCCCTCGAGCGCAACGTGGAATGCTGGGCGGCCGGCCGCGGTGGCCTGCGTCAACTGCGCCGTCTGCAGACGGCGTCGGCTCCGGCGGAACTGGCGTCATGA
- a CDS encoding aspartate aminotransferase family protein — MTSVPVAPHTAVGSSGDTAELYRRHLGSGRAVMGTVLGGMVEMYSEGAWVHTDDGRRYLDFGGYGVFILGHRHPAVVEAVHRQLDAHPLATRVFLEPVAARAAAALASRTPAGLDHVHFVNSGAEATEAGLKLARAHGRNALVTTVSGYHGKTLGALSATASTTYQAPFEPLLPDTTRVAYGNPAELEAALAERRDRACVILEPVQGEGGVRIPPPGYLAEAARLCRAYGAFLIVDEVQTGLGRLGTWWGVDAEGVVPDVLLVGKGLSGGVVPVAAMVATKNAYGPFSRDPYLHTSTFGASPIACAAALAAVDTMNREDIVGRAASLGRRLLAGVVEACAPYQDRLVHEVRGRGLLIGIEFTQAQAVGEMLLEFVARGVLVNHSLNSTRVLRLTPPAIAGPDEGRLFLATLAEALRAVHARLG, encoded by the coding sequence ATGACCTCCGTACCGGTGGCCCCTCACACCGCCGTGGGATCGTCGGGGGACACGGCCGAACTCTACCGACGCCATCTGGGCTCCGGACGGGCCGTCATGGGCACGGTGCTCGGTGGCATGGTCGAGATGTACTCCGAGGGCGCCTGGGTGCACACCGACGACGGACGCCGCTATCTGGACTTCGGGGGCTACGGTGTCTTCATCCTGGGCCACCGCCACCCCGCGGTGGTCGAGGCGGTGCACCGGCAACTGGACGCTCATCCACTGGCCACCCGGGTGTTCCTGGAGCCCGTCGCCGCCCGGGCCGCCGCCGCACTGGCCTCCCGCACCCCCGCGGGGCTGGACCACGTCCACTTCGTCAACTCCGGTGCCGAGGCCACCGAGGCGGGTCTGAAACTGGCCCGCGCCCATGGCCGCAACGCCCTGGTCACCACCGTGTCCGGCTACCACGGGAAGACCCTGGGAGCACTGAGCGCCACCGCCAGCACCACGTACCAGGCGCCCTTCGAGCCGCTGCTCCCGGACACCACGCGGGTCGCCTACGGGAACCCGGCCGAGCTGGAGGCCGCGCTCGCCGAGCGCCGCGACCGTGCGTGCGTGATCCTGGAGCCGGTGCAGGGCGAGGGAGGGGTGCGTATTCCGCCTCCCGGATATCTGGCGGAGGCGGCCCGGCTGTGCCGCGCATACGGGGCCTTCCTGATCGTGGACGAGGTGCAGACCGGTCTGGGTCGGCTCGGCACCTGGTGGGGTGTGGACGCCGAGGGCGTGGTGCCGGATGTCCTCCTCGTCGGAAAGGGACTGAGCGGCGGCGTGGTGCCGGTGGCCGCGATGGTGGCCACGAAGAACGCCTACGGTCCGTTCTCCCGCGACCCCTACCTCCACACCTCCACATTCGGCGCGTCCCCGATCGCCTGCGCGGCGGCACTGGCGGCGGTGGACACCATGAACCGCGAGGACATCGTGGGCCGGGCCGCCTCCCTCGGCCGGCGTCTGCTCGCCGGCGTCGTTGAGGCCTGCGCCCCTTACCAGGATCGCCTCGTGCACGAAGTCCGCGGCCGCGGCCTGCTGATCGGTATCGAGTTCACCCAGGCGCAGGCCGTCGGCGAGATGCTGCTGGAGTTCGTGGCTCGCGGCGTCCTGGTGAACCACTCGCTGAACTCCACGCGAGTACTCAGACTGACGCCACCGGCGATCGCCGGCCCCGACGAGGGCAGGCTCTTCCTGGCCACCCTCGCCGAAGCCTTGCGGGCGGTGCACGCCCGCCTCGGATGA
- a CDS encoding SRPBCC family protein, which produces MRQVTVRMTAQGIDPENAYRRISDFRRYPEFTRTVREVNVHPPQPDGSLVSDWTVSFRNGLMCWTERDAFSPLTRSIAFEQLNGDFETFEGSWTCEAHQDGTAITFRASFDLGIPTLAEILDPVAESTLRTNIRQILEGLLGTVSPAEAADATHG; this is translated from the coding sequence ATGCGCCAAGTGACGGTACGGATGACGGCCCAGGGCATCGACCCCGAGAACGCCTACCGGAGAATCAGCGACTTCCGTCGATATCCCGAATTCACCAGGACTGTGCGCGAGGTCAACGTGCATCCTCCCCAACCCGACGGCTCCCTGGTTTCCGATTGGACGGTCTCCTTCCGCAACGGACTCATGTGCTGGACGGAACGCGATGCCTTCTCGCCGCTCACACGCTCCATCGCCTTCGAACAGCTCAACGGTGACTTCGAGACCTTCGAGGGCAGTTGGACCTGCGAGGCCCACCAGGACGGCACCGCCATCACCTTCCGGGCCTCGTTCGACCTGGGGATCCCCACACTGGCGGAGATCCTCGACCCGGTGGCCGAGTCGACCCTGCGCACCAACATCCGGCAGATCCTCGAAGGGCTTCTCGGCACGGTGTCACCGGCCGAAGCCGCGGACGCCACGCATGGCTGA
- a CDS encoding flavin reductase family protein, with amino-acid sequence MAEPALVHPLCPGGQLQDEPGPDTAQCLRLYAKLASGVTVVTARDADGPTGMTVSSLTSLSARPPLLLACLREGSHTLTAVRAQGVFAVNLLREEQRPRATRFADPASSSAERFCGVPIQWVLGVPVFGDALGWSVCLVEDIRRYGDHCAVVGQAAAVQAASGRPLLWHGREFRALSGPGEPMAVGRAPR; translated from the coding sequence ATGGCTGAGCCGGCCCTGGTGCATCCGCTCTGCCCGGGCGGGCAACTGCAGGACGAACCAGGCCCGGACACCGCGCAATGCCTGCGTCTGTACGCGAAACTCGCTTCCGGTGTCACCGTGGTCACCGCACGGGACGCGGACGGACCCACCGGGATGACGGTCTCCTCCCTCACCTCGCTGTCGGCCAGGCCCCCACTGCTGCTCGCCTGTCTGCGCGAGGGTTCACACACCCTGACGGCGGTCCGGGCTCAGGGCGTGTTCGCGGTGAACCTGCTGCGGGAGGAGCAGCGACCGCGGGCGACCCGCTTCGCGGATCCGGCATCCTCGTCGGCGGAGCGGTTCTGCGGGGTCCCGATCCAATGGGTCCTGGGGGTACCGGTCTTCGGTGACGCGCTGGGGTGGTCGGTCTGCCTGGTCGAGGACATCCGCAGGTACGGCGACCATTGCGCGGTGGTGGGGCAGGCGGCTGCGGTACAGGCGGCGTCGGGGCGGCCGCTGCTCTGGCACGGCCGGGAATTCCGCGCTCTGTCGGGACCGGGCGAGCCGATGGCTGTGGGAAGAGCACCCCGGTGA
- a CDS encoding NAD(P)/FAD-dependent oxidoreductase has protein sequence MNLFAGGTPCWELSNPDGRSGGDLPPPVRGRLGADVVVVGAGLVGLSTAYHLAERRPSLDITVVDAKRPAAGASGRGTGLLGPRVGPPIDQAVRRHGPATARRMHQASIEAVRHAVDLCARLGVPCTDGEQIVAARSRTGLVSLARQAAAYRTLGLDVPVLSAADIRRRVDVPYQAGLLHRHTATLDPAALTAALARACEDKGVRLYGGSPLREVRDRDGRMPELMFPHGSVRAPQAVLAVNAGVAGLGVPVGTVLALEVHAVATEPLGPTARALLGGGGPAVIDAVPLAPYFRLTGDGRLVVGGGTVLHSDGAAPRRVAMLRAYAWDRLEQWLRTLHPALAGAEITHRWAGRIGVTADGLPVVGPVPGRAGIWYAGGCNGHGLAMSVAHGAYLCAALLGAADTPEPLPWHRPRAPRLPVSRITRPLLRACLASMDRTARRGAWPELGPRR, from the coding sequence GTGAACCTGTTCGCAGGGGGCACGCCCTGCTGGGAACTCAGTAACCCGGACGGGCGGAGCGGCGGGGACTTGCCGCCCCCGGTACGCGGCCGGCTTGGCGCTGATGTCGTGGTGGTGGGCGCCGGACTGGTGGGGCTGTCCACGGCGTACCACCTGGCGGAGCGCCGGCCTTCGCTGGACATCACGGTGGTGGACGCCAAACGGCCGGCAGCGGGTGCCAGCGGGCGCGGCACCGGGCTGCTGGGCCCGCGGGTGGGCCCGCCGATCGACCAGGCGGTGCGCCGCCACGGCCCAGCCACCGCCCGCCGGATGCACCAGGCCAGCATTGAGGCGGTACGGCACGCCGTGGACCTGTGCGCCCGGCTCGGTGTGCCCTGCACGGACGGCGAGCAGATCGTCGCCGCGCGCTCCCGTACCGGATTGGTGTCGTTGGCTCGGCAGGCTGCCGCTTACCGCACTCTGGGCCTGGACGTGCCGGTGCTCAGCGCCGCTGACATCCGGCGGCGGGTGGACGTGCCGTACCAGGCGGGACTGCTTCACCGGCATACCGCGACCCTCGACCCGGCCGCGCTGACGGCCGCTCTGGCGCGGGCCTGCGAAGACAAGGGCGTGCGGTTGTACGGCGGCAGCCCGCTGCGGGAGGTCCGCGACCGGGACGGACGGATGCCCGAGCTGATGTTCCCGCACGGCTCGGTGCGGGCGCCGCAGGCGGTGCTGGCAGTGAACGCAGGGGTGGCCGGGCTCGGCGTGCCGGTCGGCACGGTGCTTGCGTTGGAGGTGCACGCGGTGGCGACCGAACCGCTGGGCCCCACGGCGCGTGCGCTCCTCGGCGGGGGCGGCCCGGCGGTGATCGACGCGGTGCCGCTGGCTCCGTACTTCCGCCTCACCGGGGACGGCCGACTGGTGGTGGGGGGCGGGACCGTCCTCCACTCGGACGGGGCCGCCCCCCGCCGTGTAGCGATGCTGCGGGCCTATGCCTGGGACCGGCTGGAGCAGTGGCTGAGGACCCTGCACCCCGCTCTGGCGGGGGCGGAGATCACGCACCGTTGGGCGGGCAGGATCGGGGTGACGGCGGACGGCCTTCCTGTGGTGGGGCCGGTCCCGGGCCGTGCAGGCATCTGGTACGCGGGCGGCTGCAACGGGCACGGGCTGGCGATGTCGGTGGCGCACGGCGCCTACCTCTGCGCGGCTCTGCTGGGTGCCGCGGATACGCCCGAGCCGCTGCCCTGGCACCGCCCCCGGGCGCCGCGGCTCCCGGTGTCGAGGATCACCCGCCCGCTGCTGCGGGCCTGTCTGGCCTCGATGGACCGGACGGCCCGCCGCGGTGCATGGCCCGAACTCGGTCCGCGGCGGTAG
- a CDS encoding class I SAM-dependent methyltransferase yields MIGTLLARPLELMEANFRRPTGRAGRFFGHLMAVQHRSLTRWAIEHMDVRGRQRVLDVGCGGGMAVQLLSQRAGQGFTAGVDYSMEMVEQAVRRNQAGIARSRVEIRHADCADLPYEDCLFDQVCAIETFYFWPDPMRGLAEAHRVLKPGGQVSITLEMSREAGDDPSLVQRVFGRRFTERSERAGLHILSGDDLVDRLTKAGFRDARFVSEPRRSLGWVCALARK; encoded by the coding sequence ATGATCGGCACGCTGCTGGCGAGGCCACTGGAACTCATGGAAGCCAACTTCCGCAGGCCGACCGGGCGGGCCGGCCGGTTCTTCGGCCACCTCATGGCCGTACAGCACCGGAGCCTCACCAGGTGGGCGATCGAGCACATGGACGTGCGCGGCCGCCAGCGGGTACTGGACGTCGGCTGCGGTGGAGGCATGGCGGTGCAGCTGCTGTCTCAGCGGGCCGGCCAGGGATTCACCGCCGGGGTGGACTACTCGATGGAGATGGTCGAGCAGGCGGTACGGCGCAACCAGGCGGGAATCGCGCGCAGCCGGGTCGAGATCCGGCACGCCGACTGTGCGGACCTGCCGTACGAGGACTGCCTGTTCGACCAGGTCTGCGCGATCGAGACCTTCTACTTCTGGCCGGATCCCATGCGGGGTCTCGCCGAGGCGCACCGTGTGCTCAAACCGGGCGGCCAGGTGTCGATCACGCTGGAGATGAGCCGGGAGGCCGGTGACGACCCGTCCCTGGTACAACGGGTCTTCGGCCGGCGCTTCACGGAGCGCTCGGAGCGTGCGGGGCTGCACATCCTCTCCGGGGACGACCTGGTGGACAGGCTCACCAAAGCCGGCTTCCGGGACGCCCGGTTCGTGTCGGAGCCGCGCCGATCGCTGGGCTGGGTCTGCGCTCTGGCGCGGAAGTGA
- a CDS encoding cytochrome P450: protein MTEARTYAAVPAPRAEGFPVLGNVLDFRRDILQAMRRGHAAHGDLVRYRLGPVAVHGVSSPELAADVLTDTDRFGKLGPDNPLRLVLGEGLLTGDDHKSWLRNRRMMQPIYTKQSLAGMFATMGVSAAEQISHMSARYRTGAALDLHKEMMRVTLDIVSRCMFSTDVSRTLAGLGPDAVDIAINYAFDRLQNPFSPPTHWPTPRNRRFHQVMQGLDDLIYRIIAERRKSQGPAGGDLLDMLLAARDADTGKGMTNRELRDEVITTFAAGHETTAITLTWTFYLLSRHRAVLRRVQQEVDGVLGHELPTPDDLAAMPYTLQVFEEALRLYPSAPIVPRLVLRDTELGGYRVPAGSRVLVNLFNVHRHPRHWPDPECFDPDRFLPDVRKERHRFAYLPFGAGPHLCIGKHFALMEAHLLLTALVRRWEFRHVPSHRVVNHASITLRPRYGMLMTMHQRTSSAARPASAR from the coding sequence ATGACTGAGGCACGCACGTACGCAGCGGTGCCCGCCCCCAGGGCGGAAGGCTTCCCGGTGCTGGGTAACGTCCTGGACTTTCGCCGCGACATCCTGCAGGCCATGCGCCGGGGGCACGCCGCCCACGGCGACCTGGTCCGCTACCGGCTCGGCCCGGTGGCGGTGCATGGCGTGTCCAGCCCGGAGCTGGCCGCCGACGTACTGACCGACACCGACAGGTTCGGCAAACTCGGGCCGGACAACCCGCTGCGGCTGGTCCTTGGCGAGGGCCTGCTGACCGGCGACGACCACAAGAGCTGGCTGCGCAACCGCCGGATGATGCAGCCGATCTACACCAAGCAGTCCCTCGCGGGCATGTTCGCCACGATGGGTGTCTCGGCGGCCGAGCAGATCTCGCACATGTCCGCTCGCTACCGGACGGGCGCGGCACTGGACCTGCACAAGGAGATGATGCGGGTCACCCTCGACATCGTCAGCCGCTGCATGTTCAGCACCGATGTGAGCCGGACCCTGGCCGGGCTCGGACCGGACGCGGTGGACATCGCGATCAACTACGCCTTCGACCGGCTGCAGAACCCGTTCAGCCCGCCCACGCACTGGCCGACCCCGCGCAATCGGCGCTTCCACCAGGTCATGCAGGGACTCGACGACCTCATCTACCGGATCATCGCGGAGCGCCGGAAGTCCCAGGGCCCCGCCGGCGGGGATCTGCTGGACATGCTGCTGGCGGCCCGCGACGCCGACACCGGCAAGGGGATGACCAACCGGGAGTTGCGGGACGAGGTGATCACCACCTTCGCCGCCGGGCACGAGACCACCGCAATCACCCTCACCTGGACCTTCTACCTGCTCTCCCGGCACCGCGCGGTGCTGCGGCGGGTTCAGCAAGAAGTGGACGGCGTACTGGGGCACGAGTTGCCCACCCCCGACGACCTGGCGGCGATGCCGTACACGCTCCAGGTCTTCGAGGAGGCGCTGCGGCTGTACCCGTCGGCGCCGATCGTCCCCCGGCTGGTACTGCGGGACACCGAACTGGGCGGCTACCGGGTGCCGGCCGGGTCACGGGTTCTGGTCAACCTGTTCAACGTCCACCGCCACCCACGGCACTGGCCGGACCCCGAGTGCTTCGACCCGGACCGCTTCCTGCCGGACGTCAGGAAGGAGCGCCACCGTTTCGCCTACCTGCCGTTCGGCGCGGGGCCCCATCTGTGCATCGGGAAGCACTTCGCACTCATGGAGGCCCATCTGCTGCTGACCGCCCTGGTGCGCCGCTGGGAGTTCCGGCATGTCCCCTCACACCGGGTGGTGAATCACGCCAGTATCACTCTGAGGCCGCGGTACGGGATGCTGATGACGATGCATCAGCGGACGTCCTCGGCCGCCCGCCCCGCCAGCGCCCGGTAG
- a CDS encoding ABC1 kinase family protein, giving the protein MRALVGDRLRLVVKVLGGLIADEVGHAARERGRSRRDGRSPAEAEVASAGDAQRRARAVRHALESLGPFYVKLGQILSTRPDMVPPTMIAELQNLHDQVDVQPFSTFEPVLARDLGADWKLRFDDIDTEHPLGAASLAQVYRVALPGGRPAVVKIQRPAIREAVQADMALLRRAARIVARVAPRFNEVIDVEAMLGSIFDAMEPELDFTGEAHNMEEAREAVRDFRTLAVPEVLSATPRVLVQSMAPGMSVRHLDRRAFSDSERTDIGKDLLRFMYRGYFIQRTFHADPHAGNVFALPGGQATLIDWGMVGRLDKRTSLQLLPLLMALAQNDGHGLARAWADMGKLTAWANLPAFAADMAALVPKIANASLDELNFGVSLTTVLEKATKRGIGSAPAISLLGKSFANLEGSVRCLAPELSLAEIFKGEVRGIVLSLLSEFISLEQVARTAMDLMVTASTSPEQLRGLLADAANRRFALQVHQPRTPSSMGGERRPYRGLFALGAMALLLDHRRRSR; this is encoded by the coding sequence GTGAGGGCCTTGGTCGGCGACCGGCTCCGGCTGGTCGTGAAGGTGCTGGGCGGTCTGATCGCCGACGAGGTCGGTCATGCGGCGCGGGAACGCGGCAGATCCAGAAGGGACGGCCGGTCCCCGGCGGAGGCTGAGGTGGCCTCCGCCGGGGACGCCCAGCGGCGTGCCCGAGCCGTACGGCATGCTCTGGAGAGCCTGGGACCGTTCTATGTGAAGCTCGGCCAGATCCTCTCCACGCGGCCGGACATGGTCCCGCCCACGATGATCGCCGAGTTGCAGAACCTGCACGACCAGGTCGACGTGCAGCCGTTCTCCACGTTCGAGCCCGTTCTGGCGCGTGATCTCGGCGCTGACTGGAAACTCAGGTTCGACGACATCGACACCGAGCACCCCCTGGGAGCCGCATCGCTGGCCCAGGTCTACCGGGTGGCCCTCCCCGGGGGACGGCCGGCGGTCGTGAAGATCCAGAGGCCCGCGATCCGCGAGGCGGTGCAAGCGGACATGGCCCTGCTGCGCAGGGCGGCCCGGATCGTGGCACGGGTGGCACCACGGTTCAACGAGGTCATCGACGTCGAGGCGATGCTGGGCTCGATCTTCGACGCCATGGAGCCTGAACTGGACTTCACCGGTGAGGCGCACAACATGGAGGAGGCTCGGGAGGCGGTGCGGGACTTCCGCACACTGGCAGTCCCCGAAGTGCTGTCGGCCACACCCCGGGTGCTGGTGCAGTCCATGGCGCCCGGTATGTCCGTACGGCATCTGGACCGGAGGGCCTTCAGCGACAGCGAACGCACCGACATCGGAAAAGACCTGTTGCGGTTCATGTACCGCGGCTACTTCATCCAGCGAACGTTCCACGCGGATCCGCATGCGGGCAATGTCTTCGCCCTGCCCGGAGGGCAGGCGACTCTGATCGACTGGGGCATGGTGGGGCGCCTGGACAAGCGGACCAGCCTGCAGTTGCTCCCGCTGCTGATGGCACTGGCCCAGAACGACGGACACGGTCTGGCCCGCGCCTGGGCCGACATGGGGAAACTCACCGCTTGGGCGAACCTGCCGGCGTTCGCCGCCGACATGGCGGCGCTGGTCCCCAAGATTGCCAATGCCTCGCTGGACGAACTCAATTTCGGCGTTTCGCTGACCACAGTGCTGGAAAAGGCCACCAAACGGGGCATCGGCTCCGCTCCCGCGATCTCGTTGCTGGGGAAATCCTTCGCCAACCTCGAGGGCTCGGTGCGCTGCCTGGCTCCCGAACTGTCGCTGGCGGAGATCTTCAAGGGCGAGGTCCGGGGCATCGTGCTGTCCCTGCTCAGCGAATTCATCTCACTGGAGCAGGTGGCTCGTACGGCGATGGACCTGATGGTCACCGCCAGCACCAGCCCTGAGCAACTGCGTGGGCTGCTGGCCGATGCGGCCAACCGGCGGTTCGCGCTCCAGGTCCACCAGCCGAGGACGCCGTCCTCCATGGGAGGCGAACGCAGGCCCTACCGGGGCCTGTTCGCTCTGGGCGCCATGGCGCTGCTGCTGGATCACCGCCGCCGATCCCGATGA
- a CDS encoding RNA polymerase sigma factor has translation MHSSGNSSWYEVIQHRERLIRLVRRRLPNLHDAEDCVQEALLRAAAHRDLDPDRLGAFLTTVAMRLCIDYYRERERWTRLLQRTDAGREAEMLEEAVCDQEFGRWLLRQAHQLRGRERQVILARADGISVAEFARIKQISVKAAEGAFTRGRARLRHMCSKTLG, from the coding sequence ATGCATTCATCTGGAAATTCCTCCTGGTATGAGGTAATCCAGCATCGTGAGCGCCTTATCCGTCTGGTGCGCCGTCGACTGCCCAACCTCCATGACGCCGAGGACTGCGTCCAGGAGGCTCTGCTGCGAGCGGCGGCCCATCGCGATCTGGACCCCGATCGACTAGGGGCGTTCCTGACCACGGTCGCCATGCGGCTGTGCATCGACTACTACCGGGAACGTGAGCGCTGGACACGCCTGCTGCAGCGCACGGATGCCGGGCGAGAGGCGGAGATGCTGGAGGAGGCCGTCTGCGACCAGGAGTTCGGCCGCTGGCTGCTTCGGCAGGCCCATCAGCTCCGCGGCAGGGAACGGCAAGTCATACTCGCGCGGGCCGACGGGATCTCCGTTGCCGAATTCGCCCGCATCAAGCAGATTTCCGTAAAGGCCGCCGAGGGTGCTTTCACACGTGGCCGGGCAAGACTCCGTCACATGTGCAGCAAAACCCTGGGCTAG
- a CDS encoding peptidase inhibitor family I36 protein, producing the protein MSRAARRTRRTAAAAALVTAALLAAATPASADASIIRGHGRDACTRGYVCLYDNWDYNVPTNARILRTTEDITHLDDYNFNDVTSSLVNNSRYLVRIYPDYDYKGVPVTLLPGESISFNNGNGFNDVASSVKFLPYTVG; encoded by the coding sequence GTGTCCCGCGCCGCCCGCCGCACACGTCGCACCGCTGCCGCCGCCGCACTCGTCACCGCCGCCCTGCTGGCAGCAGCCACCCCCGCCTCCGCCGACGCCTCCATCATCCGGGGCCATGGCCGCGACGCCTGCACCCGAGGCTATGTGTGCCTCTACGACAACTGGGACTACAACGTCCCCACCAACGCCCGCATCCTGCGCACCACCGAAGACATCACACACCTCGACGACTACAACTTCAACGACGTCACCAGCTCCCTCGTCAACAACAGCCGCTACCTCGTCCGCATCTACCCCGACTACGACTACAAGGGCGTCCCCGTGACACTCCTGCCCGGCGAGTCCATCAGCTTCAACAACGGCAACGGCTTCAACGACGTCGCCTCCTCCGTGAAGTTCCTCCCCTACACCGTCGGATAG
- a CDS encoding polysaccharide deacetylase family protein: protein MIRTRERVVAVTFNAAWNDAGLDSILGDLARRHAPATFFLTGDFTDRHPQVVKKIAAAGHGLGNHSYSHPYFKDLTAAAARREIQAADQALRTAGAAGTLTPFFRFPYSQTSPAQIKVVNALGFADIEFTTDTNGWKGTEGGMTVDIAVARALDALRPGAILQMHVGAAEDRTDVIDAHALPRILDTVTSRGYRVIDLRTLLTSPVHPTSTAGKAPRSDHAER, encoded by the coding sequence GTGATCCGCACACGCGAGCGGGTGGTAGCGGTGACGTTCAACGCGGCCTGGAACGACGCCGGTTTGGACAGCATCCTCGGAGACCTGGCCCGCCGGCACGCGCCTGCCACCTTCTTCCTGACCGGCGACTTCACCGATCGCCACCCCCAGGTGGTCAAAAAGATCGCGGCTGCGGGACACGGGCTGGGCAACCACTCCTACAGCCACCCCTACTTCAAGGACCTGACCGCCGCCGCAGCACGCCGCGAGATCCAAGCAGCGGATCAGGCCCTGCGCACGGCCGGGGCCGCAGGAACTCTGACCCCGTTCTTCCGGTTCCCCTACAGCCAGACCAGCCCCGCCCAGATCAAGGTGGTCAACGCACTCGGATTCGCGGACATCGAATTCACCACCGACACCAACGGCTGGAAGGGCACCGAAGGAGGCATGACCGTGGACATCGCGGTGGCCAGGGCGCTGGACGCCCTGCGCCCTGGAGCCATCCTGCAGATGCACGTCGGCGCGGCCGAGGACCGCACCGACGTGATCGACGCCCACGCCCTGCCACGGATCCTCGATACGGTCACTTCACGCGGCTACCGCGTCATCGATCTGCGCACCCTCCTCACCTCTCCGGTACACCCCACGTCGACCGCAGGCAAAGCTCCGCGAAGTGATCACGCCGAACGGTGA
- a CDS encoding DUF4232 domain-containing protein, translated as MKSKLTAVALATIVVAGTAAAAVPASAAPAKAAAPARCHTADLKAGFATGDDAKPEMGQTKKQTQAYIWFTNRSKHTCTLSGFAGVDMVGAQKTDGTWSLARSSKKPEKLTLGQGDTTDFSITLLPVAKSTPQKEKFVPSKFLVTPPNETTHFTLKWPFGGQILKQDGATHPGTFVNPVGL; from the coding sequence ATGAAGAGCAAGCTGACCGCCGTGGCCCTTGCAACGATCGTCGTCGCCGGCACTGCCGCTGCCGCCGTCCCGGCCTCGGCCGCCCCCGCCAAGGCCGCCGCCCCGGCCCGCTGCCACACTGCCGACCTGAAGGCGGGCTTCGCCACGGGGGATGACGCGAAGCCGGAGATGGGCCAGACCAAGAAGCAGACCCAGGCGTACATCTGGTTCACCAACCGGAGCAAGCACACCTGCACCCTGTCCGGCTTCGCCGGTGTCGACATGGTCGGCGCTCAGAAGACCGACGGCACCTGGTCGCTGGCGCGCTCCTCCAAGAAGCCCGAAAAGTTGACCCTGGGTCAGGGGGACACGACGGACTTCAGCATCACCCTGCTCCCGGTGGCCAAGTCCACGCCGCAGAAGGAGAAGTTCGTCCCGTCGAAGTTCCTGGTCACCCCGCCGAACGAGACGACGCACTTCACCCTGAAGTGGCCGTTCGGCGGCCAGATCCTCAAGCAGGACGGCGCCACCCACCCGGGTACCTTCGTCAACCCGGTCGGTCTGTAA